GAGTCAATAGTGTTAGtgtttaaaattgaaaatatccTGATTGCTTTTTTATAAGACAGAATGCTGAAAATGAGATAATCAGttaaaatgatgttttcatGTGCTTCTGCTTATTTTAGATGTAAGACTGTACACGGCATGGCCAATAATATGCAGAATATAGAAAAATTaacagatcatagaatcatggcaTCATGGAATGgtggtttgtgttggaaaggacctttaaagatcatctagtccaaccccctgccatgggtagggacatcttccactagatcaggttgctcagagcctcatccaACCTGACACTTCTGAAAAAACAGCAACCAAAAGATTCAAGACGCAGtttattatataatattttttctaagtAGAAAGGAAGAATGACCTATAAAAAGCACGTTTCTTCAGGTTTCTCTGATAGAGCATTGtatttaaaacatctgaaacaTTCAAGTTCAGATCCTCCAATTGCAAAATCAATAAAAGTCTGACTGCAAGCAGTCACTTTGCTAATTTCTCCAGAATCAAACACTGAAAGGAAGCTGGCATTCAGCAGGGCCTATTTCTGGTTCTGTTATGTTGAGCCGTTGTGCCTGCAGGTTGTTTATTAGGGGTGTGAATCTGAACCACATAAAAACCCATTAGGCTCTAATAGTGACTATTTAGTGAATCCACCTATTCAAATCAGACATGAAAGGCTTAACTCCCACAGGTATCTGTCTTGAACTGTAATTTAGTGCGTGGGGTGGACATATTCTTCAGGCTGTGTTTACAACATCTTTATGAATCAACTTCTGATTGCATCTCGTTTACCAATAGTGTTACCTTGTACTAGGATAAAAATACATGCTCAGGGCACATTTAGACAAGAGAGAGTGTAGTGACCTCTATAGTTCAAGATGTGACAGTGgaattttatttgttgttgcCTTTTGTTCCCTGTATTACTTGTTTCACtgacaggagggacaggagTCTGAGTAGCTGGTGCTGTCAATAGCCCAGATTTCCAGTGGCTGAACTGTGGGAGACCTCACAGTCAGATGTGGTCCCTGTGATGCAGTGGCCAACAAACCATTGCATCTCAGCACTGCTTCCAGATTATCACGACAAACAGCAGCCACTGTTTCTCCCATCTCATATCTGCATTTTGTATGACCTGAGATGCATTTGGTCTGCCAGTGAAATCAGTTTTCTTATCTTCTACTGTGTTTATTTGTGATTATACTTACATGAAAGTGTAATCCAAGTTTGGCCTGCTGTGCATTCGCAGAAGTGGCAGATTGTTGATGGTTAGGAGCAGTAGAGAACATTTAAAGAGCTGTCCTTTGATGTTTGCCCTGCTCCATGGTCATAACATGCAAATTCAGGCTGGGAGATGAGAAGCAGCAATGCAGATTTTGCAGTTCCTGCTTTCCAAGGAACAGTCTCTCCAGATCACTTTATGAAACAATGGTGTTGTGGACTGTTATGTCTTCAAGCACCATTCAAAGTCATTAGAGTCCATCCATCAATTAGTACATACCACAGTGATCTATTTGTAGTCTGGGCTCTAAATTCTGGCTCCCACCTGTGTCTTTTCTGTTGTATAACAAGTACATAGGCAGAGCAGCTTCATCCAGGTATGCTGACAACATACACATTGAAGGATGTCTGACTGCAGCCTTTCACTGCAGCATGAGAAACAGTGCAGAGGTGCAGCAAGATGGACTGATAAGATGACTGGTGTGATTCTACTGGTCTATGtaggatgaaaacaaaaaccttgAAGAGGACTTCTGTAGTGATTTAACACTATAGTGGTGTGTCTTGAAAATACCTGACCTGGTTGCTTTAGTGTCCTGTGTACCTGCACAAATAAGCACTGGTTTTCTGACAGCATCCTAGTGACTCCAAGAATGCAGTACACTGGAGTCAGAGGAAGCATGAAAACAACACAAAGCCTTCAGACATCCTAACAAGAAGGAGGTATTGCCTGGCTATCTCATAGCAGCCTCATCTAATTTCAGCTAGTTTTACAAGTGAATTCACACCTCCAAACCATTTGAAGTTATCACATGCTTGATCCTGTCCAGACAAATTTCTGCAGCATGAGAATTAGTCTGCTCAAGCACTGTGAAGTTTGCCAGTGCATTGCTGATATTCCTAGGAACAACAGCTTTACACAGGGAAGAGCAGAAGTGCTGAGCAGTGTCTGATGTCTGGTCCACTAGAGTCCTGCTTGGCATTGCTAGCATAGAACAGGGTGAATGCCTTTTCATAGCTGTACTAGTTGTATGCAAATTGCATCACTAGAAAAATAGCTCTATAAGAAATACAGAACAGCCTGGAACCAAGTTGCTATTGAACAAAGAGAAGTGCTGAACATGCCCAGTATCCATGGTCACCTATAAGTAGCCTGGAACTTAGGTGTAAGcctgagatggaaaaaaatatttggcttgAATGATATGTGTTGCACTGCAAGGAAGAAATAagaattattcttttatttattttaactgggGCTGCCAAGAATTTAGAGATATTAATGGGAATGTTCAAATAATTCACAGAATTTCACTGAAGAATTGTCATTCAGTTAAAAGTTCCTGTTGACTATTCAAAGGGAAGTTCTACCCGCAGGTTGTTAGatgctatttttaaacagtgaaaaatatcaTAAAACAAATGTATGGAGATGTAATTAAATTGGAGCCTTGGGCAAATAGTGAGACTTCAGAGTTACTCCTGTGTTTAACTTTCTTTGCTAGCAAGTAGAAAATATGCACTGTAACCACACCTGTCTTGGAGGAAATTTCAGGCTTAATTGTGAGGGTTACAAAACATGTTTATCCAGTATGAAATAacttctgtgcagaaggcagtCATTATGCTCCCTCGTGCTTAAATGACCTGGTCACCCTCCAAAGTTAAGTGTTGAAAGAAGGCAAATGCTGTCATGTTTCACTACAAAGATGGATTCTCATCCAGAAAGttatataaacaaaaaagggtcaacaaaaaaagaaaagagacaggaaaGCTCAAAATTTTGATGCAAGACAATTTAATGAGAAAGTAAGAAGTACAAGATCTCATTGAGAATGAAAAATACGGGGAAAATATTGCCAGAGTCTCATTAAAGCCTGTAAGCAACAAACTGCTCCAGGGCTATGCATTCCACATACAttactctctctttttcatGGCATGGGAAGACTTACACAATCTTGTCCAAGTTTCAACCAGCCAAAGATCACTGATATGGCTAATGCAAAGCTCTTACTGTCAGGAGCCACTGGAAAGAATAGTCAGAAAACTAAATTAAACCATTAGCTTGAGAATTACATGGAAGTGTGATTTTTCAGAGAAGCAGTTTATGATCCAGGAAATCAATGCCAGTAGCAGAGTTTGTGGAGGCATGTCTTCCTCTGTGTTGGGTGATTGCTCCTTATTCACTGCACATTTAACATGGTCTGCAGCTCCCAAAACCATAACCACTGGATCCATAGGAAGAATATGACCTCCCATAACTATACAAGCTCCTAGAGCCATAGGAGCCACTAGGACCCAGAGACCTAATAGATCCAAACAAGCTCCCGGTGCCCGATGGTGCTGAGCTGCCCACTATGCTCTCCTGAGGGCAGGAGCTGAGAATGGGTCCTGGGAAGGTCATGACCACGGGTGGTGGGTAGATGACAGCTCTTGAATCACCACAGGACGTAACACAGGGCTGGTTCCAGGCATTCGCAATTGGCTGCGGGCAGGTCACTTCGTGGGGCGTGAGGCAGCGGGAGGTGATCATCTGTCTGTAGGAAGACATCTTCTGGGAATGGAGATAAATCTGAAACACACAACACCGAGGCAACACAAGGCTGAAAAAACAGACATCAATTTAACTGAGATTGTGCTTGGaagagaaagactgaaaaatggCAAGAAGACCAGAAGGAGGCTGAAGATTTCAGTTTTGTCTCAGCAACAATGTCCCTTTTCTCATGTTCTCAtgccctcctcctctccctcaaAACAGTCTTGGTTTCTTTTGGCTCCTAATTATGGAGGCAATTTGATACACAAAAACATCATTAACAATCAAAGAAACTGTGCATTTAAACTCAAGCTATACCTCTATCCTTTACCATCTCTCTTTTCCCACCATTCCTTTTTGAGTCTGACTTCCTCTGCCACTTGGGCATGTCTTTTATAAATAACTGCAGAAAAGAACAGACATTCTTGCTGGCACTTATACAGTAACATCCTGTGCTGGTTCTGCACCACTTGTAATCATTACAAATGTATGAGGCAAGTCATCATTATTCCAGCTTTAAGGAAGAGGTAACTGATGCTGAGAAGTGAATGCATTGCCTGGAGCTATTAGGTGAGGTAACAGGAGAGACAGAGTTAAAATTCAGGCAGGCCTGGTTGTTAATGACAGTGTTATTACCCAAGTTTTCAGATGCTACAAGTGGTACCAGGGCTCCCCTGCATGTTCCATACAAAGATAAAACAAGCAGCAGCCACATCTCTGAAAACTCAGAGTTTGCTTGGCAGCATATCCCACATTTGGGTGTGAATGCGATACCAGTGAGGTTTCCAGTATAAGTAAGATTCCTGTTAGTGTGGTCCCAGCTGTCCTGCTAAAGAGGACCAAGGTGACAGATGACTGTGGCAGAACTAGTAGCTGTGCATAATTTTGTGAAATCCTTCTCTTTAATCATAAGGTCACTTGATCACTCATAAAATCAATTTGCAGCTCCTCTTGATCTCTGTCTTACCCTactaaaacccagaaaatgAAAGGCTGGGAATACAGAATAGGAATCAAGTCCTGACCATAACAAGTACATAAAGTAATGCAAGGCagatttcaaattaattaaaaattattgcaaagaacagggaaaaaattattGCTAATGGTGTCTTCCTAGTTCAGTCTGAGActcagagttaattttttttgtagtcaCTGTTACAAGACAATGCAAACAAAGTAAGGCAGGTTCATAAAGACAGGATGGTCAGGCTGGAGGAAATATGAATTTACTAAATCTCTCAATAAATAAGCTTGCATATCCCAAACTTTCAACTGCtctgaaaacagttttcctgCCATTTTACATCCTGCCACTGAATAAATAAGAAACAGCTCTTGCCAGAAGAAAACTTTAAACATCACACATTTCTAAGAATCACAGTTTAGTTTCAGTTAAAATTCTACATTGCTACAGCAACATCATAACAGCATAGCATCAGGCTCAGACTTACCCTCCTCACAGCAAGGAGCAAGTCAGGAGAAATGGTCAGAGCAGTCCAGAACTGAGAGTGCTTTTATGCCTTTTCTTAGGCAATCAGGAGGATGTGAAACATTCTTCACATATGACATCCTAATGTATTATCAAACAAAAATTCACTCCACCTGTAACTGCCCCAGATAATGCAATTATTTTGCTCAGTGATGGTGATTACTATCGCGctcttgtcatttttttaaaattttctttattgctttttcctgtttctctgatTGCCTCATGGAGGAAAGATTGCTCAGAAGTTTATCCAGAAACACAATATGCTGACATGCATGGGATACTAACCCACTTTTCCAAATCACGCTTCCAGAAACAGGACATTATGCAATTTATCCCACCATACCACACACATTAGTTTCTATGACTCTGATATGAGGCACATTAGAGTCCAAAGGAACCTTGCTACTGAGTTAAATAGGTTTGGAAATGGGGAGCATTTGCTCCAGTCCTCCTGgtcaagaaacaaacacaaagcacaTGTCCCACTTCAAGCTTCAAAAGTACAGGTGGAGAAACCTGTAAGCAGGGAGTTGCTGTTATGGAGCCTTGGCATGAGGGATAGGGACCTCAGATAATGAGAAATTCATGTCCAGCTTTCATTGTCAGGGACTCCATGGAGTTATTGCTAAAGACCTCAGGGCTCCTGAGTAATAACTATTCATGGTTTGGGGCAAAAAAGGTCAGGGATTGAAGCCATGCATCCTAGGAAAACCTTGGGTTGGAATCTTGAAGTGCAGTTGCAGCTGATGCAGAAGATTGGTTGCTTACTTCAGCAGATCTCTTCCTCAGATCCAGTACCCTGTCTTCAGTTATTTACTGATATAACTATTTTCAATAAAGTCTATTCATTTTGTGTATCAAAGTTGGCATAatttataaatgcttttttaacCTCAAGAAGATGAGTTCTTCCCCTCTAAAAAAACATTCCCTTCTAGGAAATTTAAGGTTGAATGCATGTTTTTGAGTAACCTTGAAActtctgtttcaaaatgttaattatATTCCACTTTGTCTGTTGGCATTTGGTAACTATTACCAATACTGCAGTGCAACATTGTATAGGTGACCCATGCAAGAAGGCTGAGGAAACCTCTTTTCCCAGCCCACCTTGGGATTTCTCTCAGTGTTGTTTCCCAGCAATGCCTACAGAGATACCCTTTAAGATACTCACAGTTTATGGTAGAGGATTCACATAAACAAGAATAGAatcaaagagaagaagaaattatgGGGAAACAATGCACCCAgtctgctcctcctgccccaacCACACCTGGTTTCACTTTGTCTGGAAGCAGCTGATGGCAATGATGACAAATACCTACAGATGAATCACAGAATTCTTGGAGATGCATTGCTCTTCTAACCATCCTGCCCTCCtgagaggggaaaggaagctACAAACTGGTATAAATACTGCTGACatgcaaaattaattcttttgaCTCATGATGTTCAGGGTTATAGCCACATTCTTtacttttataattttaaagacCCACAAAGTGGCATCCAGACCCTTGTCTTAATGTTTCTATGCATATATGGGAAGTTTCATGTGCTTTATCAACTTAAACCATTCACAGCCATTTTTGCCAGTGCAAATATGGTACAGCAAAATATTCAGTAACAAATAACTCTATGAAAAGCAAGGCTAGTGTGACACAAGGACTAGCTTTGTGCAGATTCTTCATGTCAGTACTGCTGTGGCACATGTGGATCCATTGTATGTGAACAATCTTCAAACCCACTTACTAGATtagtagaaaacatttttgtctaTATCAAGCACATTCAAATGTATCTACAAAGACTTCCATGAattgattttttattatttctttataagTGTGACTGAAAACTCTTCTTGACCATCTTAAATGTCAGGAATAGCAAAGTGATATCCTCTGTTTGAGTTTGTAATTGAAATCCAAACTCTGTTTACGATGCCCATGTATTTCTGTGTGATTCTTCCAAGCTCATTGTGGATGGCTTTAGAGTCATCCATCCAAGAGTGCATCTCATAGTGTGGGTGGAATTTGTAACATAGCACACCTAGGTTGTACTGGCATGTCTACTACACCCTAGGAGGAGTCAAATAACAGCGCACGAGTGGATGAGCCACCTGAGAGGAGGAGACTGCAATGAAAAGGGAGTAACtgtcaaaaataatatttatgcCTTGACGTGACTATACTTTGAGCCAAAAAGCATGACTGCTGTTGATGTGGATACATTAAATTCTGTTGCTAGAATGGCCACAAAACCTAGCTGGGACcatgaaataaatattcataGGGATAATGCAAGACTCAGCACTGCACTCTTGTGGCTTAGCTGATAGTGTGACTGAAGCTCAGTAAATCAGAATTATTTCAAACATATGCAGAGGAGGTGAATTCATGTCTCTGGGCTGAAGTGTTTGCATATTCTCAACTTGTCTTGAAAAATTGTGGTGCCATGTTCAGATCAGAATTGCTCATGAGTATCTGGGACCTCCTGAGATAGAATTGCTGTCAACATGAAAGTGGCTGCAAGAGTTCACAAAACAAATCACCTCTTTGCTTTAGTGCATTATATCAGATCTGCTGGGTGTAGCTGGGGTGAGGAACAATGCAGACAGAGTAAATCTCTCATCTTTATTCCAAGTATAAGCCCTACAGTGTTTCAGTTCAGTATTGGCAGGGatttagagaagaaaatcagCACACAGTGCATTGCACTACTTGTGATACTGAGGAGTGCCTGAAAAATACCAGGTATGTGGAGCAATTGTGTAAATAAGGTAGTTTTCCAAcatttttgtaatatttgtaAAATCAGCAAAATGCTGCAGGAAGTGAAACTGCTTCAAAAAGTTTAAGGAAGAAACAAGAGGGTGTTGAAAGAAACGGATAACTGTCCAAAGATGAATAAAACAATCATAGAACCCTGAAGAGTGACATGCattgtgttgtgttttgcaacaaaaccaacctgaaACACAAAGGATGTCTCAACCCCCACAGGCAATCCCAGAGATGGTATATAAGTGCCTCTGGCTCAGAGGTTATCAGATCACAGGTCCTTGCTTCTCCTTCTCATTGATCCAAGTAAGTCTGATCTCTTCACAACCTTTTTTATCTTTAGGTAGGGTTTGTCGCATTTTTCAACCAATTCCTGCACACACAGTCTGAACCACAACAGGGACAGTGCGTGAAGATAATTTCCTTGATATTCTCCATTGCAAACAGGGCAACTGCAGGTCTCTCCAAGCTGCAGTGCAGCTGTATGACAGATCACAGGGATTCGGCCAAGATGGGGTTCAGTCCAGGTGCTTTTACCCTTGAGCTCAGGGTGAAGTGCCTAGTGCACTTGGGCACAGCTTCTCAGCTGGCTTGGGCTGGGAAAGGGCAGAGGAGCTGCCTgtaagggaggaaggaggacaGGAGAATGCaagaaagagggaaataaaGCACCCGAGCCATAGCAGAGCACCTTTGCATAGCATGGCCTGTgccctccctgctgctgttGAGGCAGAGCAGGGTGGTCTGTTCAGTGGGTTGTCTTGGGCTTCGTGGTGTGTTGCAGGTTCACCTCCCTGCCCAAAGGATGTCCTtctccagccagcagctcagctcccgCTGCTCTGCATCCTGTGAGCTAGTCTGTCCACAGCCCATCGCTGATGCCTGGAACTAGCCCTGCATCGCCTCCTGCAGGGACTCCCGTGCTGTGGTCTACCCACCACCTGTGACCATCGTCTTCCCAGGCCCCATTCTCAGCTCCTGTCCTCAGCAGAGCTTTGTGGGCACCTCAGCCCCACTGTggctgggctgccctgggggtCTGCAGGGCTCCCTTGTCTTTGGGgactccttctcctcctcctcattcaGCCAGCACTATGGGGGCCATGGGCCATGCTAAACATGGCAGGGGGTGTGGACAGCATAAGAAACAACAGGACAACTGATGGCAAGACCTGGATGTGCAGCTGAACTGAGGAACGCAGCTCTCTGAAGCAGTGGGAACCTATGGGTGCTGTTTGGCACCCACGGGAACCGCTCTTCTGCTTGTCCTTCTAATGCTCCATTTACTTTTAATGTCAATTTCTTCAAAATGTGTACTTTCCCTTCTTAGAAACCGAATTATTGATTATGCAAAATCTGTTTCTCACTGTTAAAGCACTAAAGCACTAGTATCACTAGAAACTGGTCT
This is a stretch of genomic DNA from Caloenas nicobarica isolate bCalNic1 chromosome 31, bCalNic1.hap1, whole genome shotgun sequence. It encodes these proteins:
- the LOC136000240 gene encoding feather keratin 4-like, with protein sequence MSSYRQMITSRCLTPHEVTCPQPIANAWNQPCVTSCGDSRAVIYPPPVVMTFPGPILSSCPQESIVGSSAPSGTGSLFGSIRSLGPSGSYGSRSLYSYGRSYSSYGSSGYGFGSCRPC